The Stieleria sp. JC731 genome has a segment encoding these proteins:
- a CDS encoding methyl-accepting chemotaxis protein, protein MSRAVVGDYPEKLPVGKNEAENHLYDELQSAFSQLRKYEAELRRYRVVYDSIHANKAVIEFDLDGTIQDANDNFLRTTGYTLPEIKGRHHRIFAGSEYADSQEYRDFWARLASGEGFSGEFKRFAKGGREIWINATYQALLDDHGKPYRIIKIGSDVTEILKKRDAELGRMSAMLEASAPMVFADTDKIIRYMNPEALSTLEQFEEYLPIKAKDIVGQSFDIFHSTPAKQRNLVSDAGNLPLRTRIPLGPETLELNVKAVFGEDQERLGSMVTWELVTEKLRLEREVKQNAERQEREAQETNEKVESVLKVVNQIAEGRFDIDLPDVGDDAIGKVAKALTRAVESVRDAIGNVREVSSLVAEASTEMTNATSEISRGAQDQACRLEETASSLEEITLTVQQNSESALTARSLADSSRNIASEGGKVVGDAVQAMQEINESSKQISDIITTIDEIAFQTNLLALNAAVEAARAGEQGRGFAVVASEVRNLAQRSASSAKEIKLLIQDSTSKVERGTKLVYKSGETLEEIVSSVKQVTDFVAEIATASVEQLTAIKQVNGSVSKMDEVTQANANQTEELAGTSSSVLQHANHLYELVRKFELGNHVASITKSAVVNSVSRHTPAPKSNGATNEEKKLVDEFDWDMD, encoded by the coding sequence GTGAGCCGTGCAGTCGTAGGCGATTATCCAGAGAAACTTCCGGTCGGTAAAAACGAAGCAGAGAACCATCTTTACGATGAGCTTCAGTCAGCATTTTCACAACTGAGAAAATACGAAGCCGAACTCCGGCGATACAGAGTCGTCTACGACAGCATCCATGCGAATAAAGCAGTCATTGAGTTTGACCTAGACGGTACGATTCAGGATGCCAACGACAACTTCCTTCGTACGACGGGATATACGCTGCCCGAGATCAAAGGCCGTCACCACCGGATCTTCGCTGGTAGCGAGTATGCCGACTCACAGGAATATCGAGACTTCTGGGCAAGACTCGCAAGTGGGGAAGGCTTCTCCGGCGAATTCAAGCGATTTGCGAAAGGAGGCAGAGAAATATGGATCAACGCGACTTACCAGGCATTATTGGACGATCACGGAAAACCGTATCGAATTATCAAGATTGGATCAGACGTTACTGAGATCCTGAAAAAGCGTGATGCAGAACTTGGTCGCATGAGTGCGATGCTTGAAGCTTCGGCACCGATGGTGTTCGCCGATACGGATAAAATCATCCGTTATATGAATCCCGAAGCATTGTCAACTCTCGAACAGTTCGAAGAGTACCTACCTATAAAAGCGAAGGACATTGTTGGGCAATCGTTTGACATTTTTCATAGCACGCCCGCGAAGCAACGCAATCTGGTTTCGGATGCGGGCAACCTCCCTTTGAGAACGCGTATTCCGCTCGGTCCTGAAACGCTTGAGCTAAATGTAAAAGCAGTCTTCGGTGAAGACCAAGAACGACTCGGTTCGATGGTCACCTGGGAGTTGGTGACGGAAAAGCTGCGATTGGAGCGCGAGGTCAAGCAGAATGCAGAACGGCAAGAACGTGAGGCACAGGAGACCAACGAAAAGGTTGAATCCGTCTTGAAAGTCGTTAATCAAATTGCCGAAGGGCGATTCGATATCGATCTTCCAGACGTTGGAGATGATGCCATTGGCAAGGTCGCCAAAGCTCTAACGCGAGCGGTTGAATCCGTGCGTGATGCCATCGGCAACGTTCGCGAAGTCTCTTCGTTAGTCGCGGAAGCTTCAACCGAAATGACCAATGCGACGTCCGAAATCTCTCGCGGTGCCCAGGATCAAGCCTGCCGATTGGAAGAAACCGCGTCAAGCTTGGAAGAGATTACGCTGACGGTACAGCAGAACAGCGAAAGTGCTTTGACGGCTCGTTCACTCGCTGATTCGTCTCGGAACATCGCCTCCGAAGGAGGAAAGGTTGTTGGCGATGCGGTGCAAGCAATGCAGGAAATCAACGAGTCATCAAAACAGATCTCCGATATCATCACCACCATCGATGAAATTGCATTCCAAACGAACTTGCTGGCGCTCAATGCCGCCGTCGAAGCTGCCCGAGCTGGAGAGCAAGGTCGTGGCTTCGCAGTCGTCGCGTCCGAGGTCCGTAACCTGGCACAACGAAGCGCATCATCGGCGAAAGAGATTAAGTTGCTGATTCAAGATTCGACAAGCAAAGTCGAACGCGGAACAAAGCTGGTCTATAAATCGGGCGAAACGCTTGAGGAAATCGTCAGCTCCGTCAAGCAAGTGACGGACTTCGTCGCGGAGATCGCAACGGCATCAGTTGAACAGCTGACCGCAATCAAGCAGGTCAACGGCTCCGTCTCTAAGATGGACGAAGTCACGCAGGCCAATGCAAACCAAACAGAAGAACTTGCCGGCACATCTTCCTCGGTGCTCCAGCATGCCAATCACCTCTATGAACTGGTGCGAAAGTTTGAGCTAGGCAACCATGTCGCGAGCATAACGAAGTCGGCCGTGGTCAACTCTGTTTCCCGCCACACACCTGCCCCGAAAAGCAATGGAGCAACAAACGAAGAGAAAAAGCTGGTTGACGAATTCGACTGGGACATGGATTAA
- the rpoN gene encoding RNA polymerase factor sigma-54, with protein MRMSMGLQARLVQTQKLAPRMIQSMEILQLPMLALQERIEQEMNENPLLEQQEIDPMGVDDLDDINPRDNRSEDEKELVVRDSGDNSEDFERLQNMVSDLPSTFDDSFRRSSNRMQEDADRRHDLMANAQSRPESLNDFLLHQLAELDIHDEVERVAERIISTLDARDGGYLRTPLADLLPSDHSAEDFALAEEALRVVQSLEPTGIAARSLSECLLVQLRPEFEHFEEMQKLISEHLEDLAANRLPQIQKATGYSIELIQTIREELQMLNPKPGAAFMETYVPNVTPDIILEQDDNGDYKIRLDDDRVPSLRISEYYRRRLQDPTCSNEEREYIKRKINGAQWLIESIEQRRSTLTKVAEAIVEHQKKFFDEGPEAIEPLKMQQIAEKVGVHVTTVSRAVNDKWMQTPRGIIPLHRLFVGGTQTDDGEDVAWDTIRLKLQELIDNEDKSDPLSDESLVKRLAEEGMTVARRTVTKYRKRMGIPSSRQRKDWSLAKK; from the coding sequence GAACGCATCGAGCAGGAGATGAATGAAAATCCGTTGCTTGAGCAGCAAGAAATAGACCCAATGGGGGTCGATGATCTCGACGACATCAACCCTCGGGACAATCGTAGCGAGGACGAAAAGGAACTGGTGGTCCGCGATAGCGGCGACAATTCCGAAGACTTCGAGCGTCTTCAGAACATGGTCTCGGATCTGCCAAGCACCTTTGACGATTCGTTTCGCCGGTCCAGCAACCGCATGCAGGAGGATGCTGACCGCCGCCACGATCTGATGGCCAACGCACAGTCTCGCCCGGAATCACTGAACGATTTTCTGTTGCATCAACTTGCCGAGCTAGACATCCACGACGAAGTCGAGCGTGTTGCCGAGCGAATTATCAGTACCTTGGACGCGCGGGACGGTGGTTATCTTCGAACCCCATTGGCCGATTTGCTGCCTAGCGACCATTCGGCCGAAGACTTCGCCCTTGCCGAAGAAGCCCTCCGCGTTGTGCAATCCCTTGAACCGACCGGGATTGCGGCGCGAAGCCTGAGCGAATGCCTGTTGGTTCAACTTCGACCAGAGTTCGAGCACTTCGAGGAAATGCAGAAGCTGATCAGCGAGCACCTCGAAGATTTGGCCGCGAACCGCCTGCCACAAATCCAAAAGGCGACCGGCTACTCAATCGAGCTGATCCAGACGATTCGCGAAGAGCTGCAGATGCTCAACCCCAAGCCAGGGGCCGCGTTCATGGAAACTTATGTTCCAAACGTGACTCCGGACATCATTCTGGAACAGGACGACAACGGGGATTACAAGATTCGGCTGGACGATGATCGTGTCCCGTCACTGCGAATTAGCGAGTACTACCGCAGGCGGCTACAAGACCCGACATGCAGCAACGAAGAACGCGAATACATCAAACGCAAGATCAATGGGGCTCAGTGGCTGATCGAATCGATCGAGCAGCGGAGAAGCACGCTGACCAAAGTCGCTGAAGCAATCGTCGAGCACCAGAAAAAATTCTTCGACGAAGGTCCCGAAGCGATCGAGCCTTTGAAGATGCAGCAAATCGCCGAAAAGGTTGGCGTTCACGTTACCACCGTTAGCCGTGCGGTTAACGATAAGTGGATGCAGACACCTCGTGGGATCATTCCATTGCATCGGCTGTTTGTCGGTGGCACCCAAACCGATGACGGCGAAGACGTCGCTTGGGATACGATCCGCTTGAAGCTCCAAGAGCTGATTGATAACGAGGACAAGAGCGATCCATTGAGCGATGAAAGCCTTGTCAAACGGTTGGCCGAAGAAGGCATGACCGTCGCCCGGCGAACCGTCACCAAATACCGCAAGCGGATGGGGATTCCCAGTAGCCGCCAGCGGAAAGATTGGTCCTTGGCAAAGAAGTAA
- a CDS encoding excinuclease ABC subunit UvrC encodes MDDQVDQPTEQPIAESAETTLGFEHAATKVKTFPQSPGVYLMKDIAGRVIYVGKAKNLRSRAGSYFLKAAAEDARTANWIGDIADIDYMDCDSEVDALLMESRLIKDIQPKNNKELKDDKTFPYLMITTREEFPRIEVTREPKAKGVKLYGPFASAGALRGAIQVLQRIFKFRTCTLDISESDEQWKWFRPCLLASINQCTAPCNLRISKEDYRRDIKRLQTFLEGGKKRLLKEMRDEMLTASQALDFERAAVLRDELQMLERLEERGELDTHAQPEVFYIDPKKGLAGLRKVLGLSETPRVIEGMDIAHLGGGQTVASLVQFIDGLPFKPGYRRFKIKDVDGIDDFRSMYEVVSRRFRRLSDENDAFPDILLIDGGKGQLNSAMAAFRDQEITPPTVISLAKREEEIFRPGISEPLRLSKNSFALRLLQYVRDESHRFAQHYHHILRTKSTFDR; translated from the coding sequence ATGGATGACCAGGTAGATCAGCCTACTGAGCAGCCAATTGCGGAATCCGCCGAAACCACGCTCGGTTTTGAGCACGCCGCGACGAAGGTGAAAACGTTTCCGCAGTCGCCGGGTGTGTATTTGATGAAAGACATCGCGGGGCGGGTGATCTATGTCGGCAAGGCAAAGAATCTTCGCAGTCGAGCTGGTAGCTATTTCTTGAAGGCGGCCGCGGAGGACGCGCGAACTGCGAATTGGATTGGCGATATCGCGGATATCGACTACATGGATTGCGATAGCGAAGTCGACGCGCTCCTGATGGAATCCAGGCTGATCAAAGACATCCAGCCCAAGAACAATAAAGAACTTAAAGACGACAAAACGTTTCCGTATCTGATGATCACGACGCGAGAGGAGTTTCCTCGAATCGAAGTGACACGTGAGCCGAAAGCGAAAGGGGTCAAGCTCTACGGACCGTTCGCAAGTGCGGGTGCTTTGCGCGGCGCAATCCAGGTGCTACAGCGGATTTTCAAGTTCCGTACTTGCACATTGGACATATCCGAATCGGATGAGCAGTGGAAATGGTTTCGTCCCTGTTTGTTGGCCAGCATCAACCAGTGCACCGCCCCGTGCAACTTGCGGATTAGCAAGGAAGACTATCGCCGGGACATCAAGCGTCTGCAAACCTTTCTTGAAGGTGGCAAAAAGCGTTTGCTCAAAGAGATGCGAGACGAAATGCTTACCGCCAGTCAAGCACTCGACTTCGAACGAGCGGCAGTACTTCGCGACGAGTTGCAGATGTTGGAGCGACTGGAAGAACGCGGCGAGCTCGACACCCATGCTCAGCCGGAAGTGTTCTACATCGATCCCAAAAAAGGTCTCGCCGGTTTGCGAAAGGTGCTGGGATTGAGTGAAACGCCTCGAGTGATCGAAGGCATGGACATCGCGCACCTCGGGGGCGGACAGACCGTCGCGAGTTTGGTGCAGTTCATTGACGGGCTTCCCTTCAAGCCAGGATATCGAAGGTTCAAAATCAAAGACGTTGACGGCATTGACGACTTTCGCAGTATGTACGAGGTGGTTTCGCGAAGGTTTCGCCGGCTTTCTGATGAGAACGATGCATTCCCTGACATCCTGTTGATTGACGGTGGCAAAGGCCAATTGAATTCGGCCATGGCTGCTTTCCGAGATCAAGAGATCACGCCACCGACAGTGATTTCGCTCGCCAAGCGTGAAGAAGAAATCTTTAGGCCCGGGATCAGTGAGCCGTTGCGATTGAGCAAGAACTCATTTGCACTTCGATTGCTGCAATACGTTCGTGATGAGTCACACCGTTTCGCACAGCACTATCACCATATCTTGCGAACGAAGTCGACGTTTGATCGATAG
- a CDS encoding sensor histidine kinase, which translates to MGKRDQFVIDAELCPVPILLISDDGVIQKTNVRLDELFGYDRDELRGQKVEVLVPTEVRRYHKDLRNAYFEIPTSRKMGSGRDLYGVRKDGTLLPVEIGLDHLVIDDQQMVLASVLDIRERKKSEAFIRRALNAASSAMIQVNEQGIIELANVRAGTMFGYEAEELLGKSIELLVPSRYRRKHPVYRTSYLAQHSTRGMGFGRELYGLRCDGSEFPIEITLTPIHETGGRSTMATVNDITDRKAREAGIEEQNEQLARLNQELAHFAYSASHDLKAPLTSIQGLLNFCIVDLEEEAIEEVRSNLIKCTELATTLTTRIEDTLRLAKSDMTPADFDEIDVEEHLQIIWAGLNAEDVELQTFLAHKHPITTVPARFDVILQNLLSNAIKFQKKLHSEKIVQVITASEPSGFHLTVADNGIGIAEQHRERVFEPFERVADSDIPGSGLGLAIAKKNVIQLQGSIEVCSAEGMTIFTVILPQSNASPASDPHSTNRVK; encoded by the coding sequence ATGGGTAAACGCGATCAATTTGTGATCGACGCGGAACTTTGCCCGGTTCCTATTCTGCTAATTTCCGATGATGGTGTCATCCAAAAGACAAACGTCAGGCTTGACGAACTGTTCGGATACGATCGCGATGAATTGCGTGGTCAAAAGGTCGAAGTATTGGTGCCCACCGAAGTTCGTCGCTACCACAAAGACCTTCGGAACGCTTATTTCGAAATCCCAACCAGCCGAAAAATGGGGTCGGGCCGTGACCTTTATGGGGTTCGAAAAGACGGCACTTTGCTTCCCGTTGAAATCGGGTTGGACCATCTAGTCATCGACGATCAACAGATGGTATTGGCATCGGTACTGGACATACGCGAACGCAAAAAGAGCGAAGCGTTCATCCGACGGGCGCTCAATGCCGCATCCAGCGCAATGATCCAGGTCAACGAACAAGGGATCATCGAACTGGCAAATGTCCGCGCCGGAACCATGTTCGGATATGAAGCGGAAGAGCTACTGGGCAAGTCGATCGAGCTGCTCGTTCCCAGCCGCTACCGGCGCAAGCACCCGGTTTATCGCACCAGCTATCTTGCGCAACACAGTACACGCGGGATGGGATTTGGGCGTGAGCTCTATGGATTGCGGTGTGATGGAAGTGAATTTCCGATTGAGATTACTTTGACCCCCATTCATGAAACCGGTGGCCGCTCAACGATGGCGACCGTGAACGATATCACCGATCGAAAAGCCCGCGAAGCCGGAATCGAAGAACAGAACGAACAGCTAGCTCGTTTGAACCAAGAACTCGCACACTTTGCATACAGCGCGTCGCATGACTTAAAAGCACCGCTGACATCCATCCAAGGATTGCTGAATTTTTGTATCGTCGACTTAGAAGAGGAAGCGATCGAGGAAGTCCGTTCAAACCTGATCAAATGCACAGAGCTTGCGACAACACTAACGACGCGGATTGAAGACACCTTACGGTTAGCAAAGTCCGACATGACCCCTGCGGACTTCGACGAAATCGATGTCGAGGAACACCTCCAAATCATTTGGGCGGGACTAAACGCCGAGGATGTGGAATTGCAAACATTCCTTGCACATAAACATCCAATTACAACTGTTCCAGCACGTTTTGATGTTATCCTTCAGAACCTGCTTTCCAATGCGATCAAGTTTCAGAAAAAATTGCACTCTGAAAAGATCGTTCAGGTGATTACAGCCAGCGAACCGAGTGGGTTTCACCTCACCGTAGCCGACAATGGCATTGGAATTGCAGAACAGCACCGGGAGCGTGTTTTTGAACCCTTTGAACGCGTCGCCGATAGCGACATTCCCGGTAGTGGTTTGGGGCTTGCGATCGCCAAAAAGAATGTGATCCAGCTTCAAGGTTCGATTGAAGTTTGTAGTGCCGAAGGGATGACCATTTTTACAGTCATTCTTCCACAGTCCAATGCGTCTCCTGCGTCTGATCCACATTCAACAAATCGGGTGAAATAA
- a CDS encoding ATP-binding protein: MPTQQQTDSEPKPESENAKVPDSAVRNLALFGLVAATVVFGVLFWSMSQIQQDRALRDDLAEAVNDSIVAANNLITQSVHYTNPLLQNEQPSGAAPNLDWTEPPLNPGVLGDYMTEMQQTVQGMQTAIGRLSQFNHDCAEFAERLRDAQSDRDRCLTATRAAIVTLRTSLNVDVGEEALRQAILLREFRRLSGDEKQISATEYLRNVKPVYQLGTETDEVVELESLCDRLYAITERELLIDMKDNYLAGCLARLEREVVSNEHPEKAEIHLGLLKRIEHELLGRNFKKNVTYQTIDPGSDGLFNACDNWLRLLDQRRKLEDRKNSTIDDFALARNKLVADIAKFSRGSSDVASRAIRNAMLIILFVGAGFGLIFSGIARKISQTILNQFNALQDQATRLETVSEELRSSAQHLSLLSLVAKYTDNAVAITDPDGTVQWINEGFERMTRYRSKDIVGHNWCERWEKSDIDDEDFKTIRKALEDQCGIDMVLKATGRFDEQYWIELEMRPILHDCGGVRIIWIERDVSAKVEAQKEAESLNEELRTAERYAGMAEVATGVLHNVGNVLNSVNVSANLLRESIGNSELKSLTQIASLLNEHKNDLPTFLSDESKSEAVVSFVNKVSDQLTHDQDEQLEEIYHLFESIEHIKAIVTSQQSFARLGSGSESLSPEDLIENAITLHSASLNRHGVEVIKLFKVAPAVHASKHDVLQILVNLIKNAQQACSEDEKAPKNIEIDVKQENDIVHISVKDYGMGISKENLTKIFRHGFTTKDEGHGFGLHSCANAAAKMGGSLKVESDGVGQGAKFTLTLPTADSVARGDVAVQSEEIEKEMV; encoded by the coding sequence GTGCCTACTCAACAACAGACTGATTCCGAACCAAAACCGGAATCTGAAAACGCGAAAGTACCAGACAGTGCGGTTCGCAACTTAGCACTCTTCGGGTTGGTAGCCGCAACCGTCGTGTTCGGCGTTCTGTTCTGGTCGATGAGCCAGATACAGCAAGACCGCGCATTGCGAGACGACCTTGCAGAAGCCGTGAACGACTCTATCGTCGCGGCGAACAATTTGATTACGCAATCGGTCCACTACACGAACCCACTGCTGCAGAACGAGCAACCGAGCGGGGCGGCACCCAACTTGGATTGGACCGAACCGCCCCTGAACCCTGGGGTCCTCGGCGATTACATGACCGAGATGCAACAGACCGTTCAAGGGATGCAAACCGCGATAGGCCGATTGAGTCAGTTCAATCACGATTGTGCCGAATTTGCCGAGCGTTTGCGGGATGCCCAAAGCGACCGCGATCGCTGCCTGACCGCGACACGCGCGGCGATCGTCACACTTCGCACCAGCCTCAATGTTGATGTAGGAGAAGAGGCATTGCGACAAGCAATTTTGCTTCGCGAATTTCGACGGCTATCAGGAGACGAAAAACAGATTTCGGCGACCGAATACCTGCGCAATGTCAAGCCGGTGTATCAACTGGGAACCGAAACAGACGAAGTCGTCGAACTTGAATCCCTCTGCGATCGACTCTATGCGATCACTGAGCGAGAACTATTGATCGACATGAAAGACAATTATCTGGCAGGCTGCCTAGCCCGATTAGAACGCGAAGTCGTATCGAACGAGCATCCCGAAAAGGCTGAAATCCATCTTGGACTGCTCAAACGCATCGAGCATGAACTGCTGGGACGCAATTTCAAAAAGAACGTCACCTATCAAACGATCGACCCAGGCTCAGACGGACTATTCAATGCATGTGACAACTGGCTGAGACTACTCGATCAGCGACGAAAACTAGAAGACCGAAAGAATTCAACGATAGACGATTTTGCTTTGGCCCGAAATAAACTCGTCGCCGATATCGCGAAGTTTTCACGCGGATCGAGCGATGTTGCATCAAGGGCGATTCGCAATGCAATGCTGATCATCTTGTTCGTCGGAGCAGGTTTCGGACTAATCTTCTCTGGAATCGCGAGAAAAATTTCACAAACAATCCTGAATCAATTCAACGCATTGCAGGATCAGGCAACCCGACTGGAAACCGTATCGGAAGAGCTACGCTCTTCCGCACAGCACCTTTCGTTGCTTTCGTTGGTCGCCAAGTACACCGACAATGCCGTCGCAATCACCGATCCGGACGGGACAGTTCAATGGATCAACGAAGGTTTTGAACGAATGACGAGATACCGTTCCAAGGACATCGTCGGACACAACTGGTGTGAACGCTGGGAAAAATCGGATATCGATGACGAAGACTTCAAAACCATTCGCAAGGCTTTAGAAGATCAATGTGGAATCGACATGGTCTTGAAGGCGACCGGCCGATTCGACGAGCAGTACTGGATCGAATTGGAAATGCGCCCCATCCTGCACGATTGCGGTGGAGTTCGGATCATCTGGATCGAACGTGATGTCTCGGCAAAGGTCGAAGCCCAGAAAGAGGCGGAGTCCCTGAACGAAGAACTACGCACCGCTGAACGATATGCGGGAATGGCAGAGGTAGCAACCGGCGTGCTTCACAATGTCGGCAATGTGCTCAACAGCGTCAATGTGTCTGCGAATCTCCTGCGAGAGAGCATTGGAAATTCCGAACTTAAGTCGCTTACACAGATCGCCTCGCTTCTAAACGAACACAAAAACGATTTACCGACGTTCCTAAGCGACGAATCGAAAAGTGAGGCGGTCGTCAGCTTTGTTAACAAGGTCTCAGACCAACTGACCCACGATCAGGACGAACAGCTGGAAGAAATCTATCACCTGTTCGAAAGTATTGAGCACATCAAAGCGATTGTGACATCACAACAATCGTTCGCTCGGCTTGGAAGCGGATCTGAGTCACTTTCGCCAGAAGATCTAATCGAAAACGCAATCACGCTTCACAGCGCAAGCTTAAACCGGCACGGTGTCGAAGTCATAAAGTTATTCAAAGTTGCACCCGCCGTCCACGCATCTAAACACGATGTTTTACAGATCCTTGTCAACCTAATCAAAAATGCCCAGCAAGCCTGCAGCGAAGACGAGAAAGCCCCAAAGAACATTGAAATCGATGTCAAGCAAGAAAACGATATCGTCCATATCTCGGTGAAAGACTATGGCATGGGCATCTCCAAAGAGAACCTAACAAAGATTTTCCGACACGGATTTACCACCAAAGATGAAGGCCATGGGTTCGGCTTGCACTCCTGCGCGAACGCGGCGGCGAAGATGGGAGGTTCGCTCAAAGTTGAAAGTGATGGCGTTGGACAGGGAGCAAAGTTCACCCTTACGCTTCCCACAGCAGACTCAGTCGCAAGAGGAGATGTAGCAGTCCAGTCGGAGGAAATCGAGAAAGAAATGGTGTAG
- a CDS encoding ABC transporter substrate-binding protein has product MNPVATVVILLAMLSSIHAQDDLSPPLYFGTSTALSGPSGALGQDMRLGIEAAFDECNTAGGINGRKLRLVVLDDGYEPTRTVPNMTTLIEKVGVLGVIGNVGTPTAIAAIPIATENKVPFIAAYTGAGVLRKSPPDRYVINYRASYAQETQAMVDALIHYAGCKPNEIAFFTQRDGYGDAGFIGGIEALRSHGYDEEHKVPHVRYTRNTLSVESALAELMLLPTPPKAVIMAGAYAPSAKFIKLARSVSFNAIFLNISSVGSYAFAQQLGTAGEGVIITQVMPPPESNLPIAKEFRVAYAQISNGAPLTFGAFEGYVSTRMLILALQSCDERFDRESIIESLERLGNFDLGLNSQLSLSPQRHQASDHVWPTVVRSGKVQPFNWEELSAYSTTD; this is encoded by the coding sequence ATGAACCCTGTCGCGACCGTTGTCATTTTGCTCGCGATGCTCAGTTCGATTCATGCACAAGACGATCTATCACCGCCGCTTTACTTCGGAACCTCGACAGCGCTCAGTGGTCCGTCGGGTGCCCTCGGCCAAGACATGCGTCTTGGAATCGAGGCAGCCTTTGACGAGTGCAACACCGCCGGTGGTATCAACGGACGGAAACTACGCCTGGTCGTGCTTGATGACGGATACGAACCGACCCGAACCGTCCCGAACATGACAACGCTAATTGAAAAAGTCGGCGTCTTAGGGGTTATCGGCAACGTGGGAACGCCGACCGCAATCGCCGCCATCCCGATTGCGACTGAAAACAAGGTGCCGTTCATCGCGGCATACACCGGCGCGGGCGTGCTGCGGAAATCACCACCAGATCGTTATGTGATCAACTACAGAGCTAGCTATGCGCAAGAGACGCAGGCCATGGTCGACGCCCTGATCCACTATGCAGGATGCAAGCCAAATGAAATTGCATTCTTCACCCAGCGCGATGGATACGGTGACGCAGGCTTTATTGGCGGCATCGAAGCGTTACGTTCCCATGGCTACGACGAGGAACATAAGGTACCGCACGTACGCTACACGCGTAACACGCTGTCTGTCGAAAGCGCTCTGGCGGAACTAATGCTGCTGCCGACCCCGCCAAAGGCAGTCATCATGGCTGGCGCTTACGCACCATCGGCAAAATTTATCAAGCTTGCCAGATCAGTGAGTTTCAATGCAATCTTCCTCAATATCTCATCCGTCGGTTCCTACGCGTTCGCGCAGCAGTTGGGGACCGCAGGTGAGGGCGTGATCATCACCCAAGTTATGCCTCCGCCAGAGAGCAACCTTCCGATCGCGAAAGAATTTCGCGTCGCGTACGCGCAGATATCCAATGGTGCCCCTTTAACCTTCGGTGCTTTTGAAGGTTACGTTTCGACACGAATGCTCATCCTTGCACTCCAATCCTGTGACGAAAGATTCGACCGGGAATCCATCATCGAATCGCTGGAGCGTCTTGGCAACTTCGATCTAGGACTCAACAGCCAACTGTCGCTATCTCCACAGCGCCATCAAGCAAGTGACCACGTCTGGCCAACGGTCGTTCGCTCGGGCAAAGTCCAGCCGTTCAATTGGGAGGAGCTAAGTGCCTACTCAACAACAGACTGA
- a CDS encoding two-component system response regulator, which translates to MGISIVVVDDSEPDRYLAKRVIGMLDYDVDVVEYPAGDRFLEKLVDRHARSKEIGSPPPPTLVLLDINMPRVDGFEVLEAIQQHFGKDSSSELVVSMYTSSNFADDKDRAAKFDFVKEYVVKPLSKDDAKRLVESYCLNTA; encoded by the coding sequence ATGGGAATATCCATCGTGGTCGTCGACGATAGTGAGCCTGATCGCTACTTGGCGAAACGGGTGATCGGAATGCTTGACTACGACGTCGATGTCGTTGAATACCCAGCCGGTGATCGCTTCTTAGAAAAGCTCGTCGACCGTCATGCAAGATCTAAAGAGATCGGTAGCCCTCCACCACCCACGCTCGTCCTGCTGGATATCAACATGCCTCGAGTCGACGGATTCGAGGTCCTCGAAGCCATCCAACAGCACTTTGGTAAAGACAGTAGCAGCGAATTGGTCGTCAGTATGTACACGTCATCCAATTTTGCTGACGACAAAGATCGGGCTGCTAAATTCGACTTCGTAAAAGAATACGTGGTGAAACCGCTGTCCAAAGATGACGCCAAGCGATTGGTCGAATCCTATTGCCTGAATACCGCTTGA
- a CDS encoding ATP-binding protein: MRTDLAADVGTRTSNPILKRDIDFTDDQLWMSVKDSGIGIEEHNLTKEFHRGFTTKDDGHGSGLTLALPLAYRQ, translated from the coding sequence ATGCGAACCGACTTGGCTGCAGACGTCGGAACTCGGACGTCAAATCCCATACTGAAGCGAGATATCGACTTCACTGACGATCAGCTTTGGATGTCCGTCAAGGATTCGGGTATCGGCATCGAGGAACACAATCTAACGAAAGAGTTTCATCGCGGATTCACAACGAAAGACGATGGCCACGGCTCCGGCCTCACTCTTGCTTTGCCATTGGCCTATAGGCAATGA